One Gossypium hirsutum isolate 1008001.06 chromosome A11, Gossypium_hirsutum_v2.1, whole genome shotgun sequence genomic window carries:
- the LOC107923679 gene encoding inositol-tetrakisphosphate 1-kinase 1 — protein sequence MAGEGRRFEIGYALLPKKENSFIRESLVKQARSRGIDLVKIDMGRPLADQGPFDCVLHKLYGEDWRSQLEDFRSQNPNAVIIDSPAAIERLHNRISMLQVVSELKIENQSETFGIPKQIVIYDRETLFDNQAWELLKFPVIAKPLVADGSAKSHKMALVFNHEGLNKLKPPIVLQEFINHGGVIFKVYVVGEYVKCVKRKSLPDVSQEKLNSLQGSLSFSQVSNLATHQKSDDKYYKMMHLEDTELPPQSFMTDIAKGLRRAMNLNLFNFDVIRDTRFGNRYLIIDINYFPGYAKMPGYETVLTDFFCDMVYSKERQVVVEKDSVEEYLQEAVVGNDGSLVLSCEKEIRKIVPNSCCSDGEEMENSIQV from the coding sequence ATGGCGGGAGAAGGGAGAAGATTCGAGATTGGTTACGCGTTGTTGCCGAAGAAAGAGAACAGTTTCATTCGAGAATCGTTGGTGAAGCAAGCGAGGTCACGTGGAATCGATCTGGTTAAGATCGATATGGGACGTCCTTTGGCTGATCAAGGACCGTTTGATTGCGTGCTTCACAAGTTGTACGGTGAGGATTGGAGGAGTCAGCTTGAGGATTTCCGTTCTCAAAACCCTAATGCTGTAATCATTGATTCTCCTGCTGCAATCGAACGGCTCCACAATAGGATTTCGATGCTCCAGGTGGTGTCCGAACTCAAGATCGAAAATCAAAGCGAAACCTTTGGGATCCCTAAACAGATCGTGATTTACGATCGGGAAACCTTGTTTGATAACCAAGCTTGGGAATTGCTCAAGTTTCCTGTTATTGCGAAGCCCTTGGTAGCTGATGGGAGTGCCAAATCGCACAAAATGGCTCTCGTTTTTAACCATGAAGGGTTAAACAAGCTTAAACCCCCGATTGTTTTGCAGGAGTTTATTAACCATGGAGGGGTTATTTTCAAGGTTTATGTGGTTGgggaatatgtgaaatgtgttaaaaGGAAGTCATTACCAGACGTTTCGCAGGAGAAATTGAATAGTTTACAAGGCTCTCTGTCGTTCTCTCAAGTATCCAATTTGGCTACTCATCAGAAAAGTGATGATAAGTACTATAAGATGATGCATTTGGAGGACACTGAATTGCCACCACAGAGTTTCATGACGGATATTGCTAAGGGTTTGAGAAGGGCAATGAACTTGAACTTGTTTAATTTTGACGTGATAAGAGATACCCGATTCGGAAATCGTTATCTCATTATCGACATCAACTATTTTCCGGGTTATGCAAAAATGCCAGGATATGAAACAGTTTTGACTGATTTCTTTTGTGATATGGTCTATAGTAAGGAAAGACAAGTGGTAGTGGAGAAGGATTCAGTTGAGGAGTATCTCCAGGAGGCGGTGGTAGGGAATGATGGAAGTCTGGTTCTTAGTTGTGAGAAAGAAATAAGGAAAATTGTGCCCAATTCTTGCTGTAGCGATGGGGAAGAAATGGAGAACTCTATCCAAGTTTGA
- the LOC107923677 gene encoding alpha,alpha-trehalose-phosphate synthase [UDP-forming] 5, protein MVSRSYSNLLDLASGDSPSFGGERKRFPRVATVPGLLSEVDDETCNSVGSEAPSSVSQERMIIVGNQLPLRAHRNEDNGEWCFSWDEDSLLLQLKDGLGEDVEVIYVGCLKEQVALNEQDDVAQTLLETFKCVPAFIPPELFTKFYHGFCKQHLWPLFHYMLPLSPDLGGRFDRSLWQAYVSVNKIFADKVMEVISPDDDYVWVHDYHLMVLPTFLRKRFNRVKLGFFLHSPFPSSEIYRTLPVRDEILRALLNSDLIGFHTFDYARHFLSCCGRMLGLSYQSKRGYIGLEYYGRTVSIKILPVGIHIGQLQSVLNLPETAAKVAELRAQFRGQTVMLGVDDMDIFKGISLKLLAMEQLLMQHPENRGEVVLVQIANPARGRGRDVQEVQSETYATVKRINNRFGRPGYDPVVLIDTPLQLYERIAYYVIAECCLVTAVRDGMNLIPYEYIICRQGNEKLDETLGLDPSAPKKSMLVVSEFIGCSPSLSGAIRVNPWNIDAVAEAMDSALIVSEAEKQLRHEKHYRYVSTHDVAYWARSFLQDLERACGDHLRRRCWGIGFGLGFRVIALDPNFRKLSVEHIVSAYRRTKNRAILLDYDGTLMPTGSLNTTPNIEAVGILNNLCQDPKNLVFLVSGKDRKILTEWFSCCKKLGLAAENGYFIRPNHDSDWETCVSLPDFDWKQIAEPVMKLYTETTDGSTIETKESALVWNYLYADPDFGFCQAKELLDHLESVLANEPVSVKSGQHVVEVKPQGVNKGLVAEHLLTTMRQKGKLPDFVLCIGDDRSDEDMFEVIMRAKTSPRLSPVAEVFACTVGQKPSKAKYYVEDRSEILRMLQALANASEQAAKTAPTPASCGGLIINRE, encoded by the exons ATGGTTTCGAGGTCTTATTCTAATCTCTTGGACCTTGCCTCCGGTGATTCCCCGAGTTTCGGTGGGGAGCGAAAGAGGTTTCCTCGAGTAGCGACCGTCCCCGGGCTATTGTCCGAGGTTGACGATGAGACCTGCAACAGTGTTGGCTCTGAGGCTCCTTCTTCTGTTTCTCAAGAACGGATGATTATAGTAGGGAACCAGCTTCCACTGCGAGCACATCGAAACGAAGACAATGGAGAATGGTGCTTTAGTTGGGACGAAGATTCGCTTCTTTTGCAACTCAAAGACGGGCTCGGGGAAGATGTAGAAGTCATCTATGTAGGTTGTTTGAAAGAACAAGTTGCTCTGAACGAACAAGACGATGTCGCCCAAACATTGCTCGAAACTTTCAAATGTGTCCCTGCATTCATACCTCCCGAGCTTTTTACCAAATTCTACCATGGATTCTGTAAACAACATCTGTGGCCTTTATTTCATTACATGCTCCCTTTATCGCCAGATCTCGGGGGTCGATTCGATCGTTCCCTGTGGCAAGCTTATGTTTCGGTGAACAAGATTTTCGCTGATAAAGTGATGGAAGTGATAAGCCCTGATGATGATTATGTTTGGGTTCATGACTACCATTTGATGGTTTTACCAACATTTTTGAGGAAGAGGTTTAATAGGGTGAAACTCGGATTCTTCCTCCATAGCCCGTTCCCGTCATCTGAAATATATAGGACACTTCCTGTGAGAGATGAAATTCTAAGAGCATTACTCAACTCCGATCTCATCGGGTTTCATACTTTTGATTACGCTAGGCACTTCCTCTCATGTTGTGGCAGAATGCTTGGTCTTTCTTATCAATCAAAGCGTGGTTACATAGGGCTTGAATATTATGGTCGCACGGTCAGCATTAAAATACTTCCGGTCGGGATTCATATAGGACAACTCCAATCCGTGCTGAACCTTCCCGAGACTGCAGCTAAGGTGGCTGAGTTGCGGGCTCAATTTAGGGGTCAAACCGTTATGCTCGGAGTTGATGACATGGACATTTTTAAGGGGATCAGCTTGAAGCTTTTGGCCATGGAGCAATTGCTTATGCAACATCCCGAGAATAGAGGTGAAGTCGTATTGGTTCAAATCGCAAATCCCGCGAGAGGCCGAGGAAGAGATGTACAAGAGGTCCAGTCCGAAACTTATGCCACGGTGAAGAGGATTAATAATAGGTTTGGAAGACCAGGATATGATCCGGTTGTTTTGATCGATACCCCACTCCAGCTTTACGAGCGAATTGCTTATTACGTTATTGCTGAGTGTTGTCTGGTTACAGCAGTGAGGGATGGGATGAATCTTATACCGTATGAGTATATTATATGCCGACAAGGAAACGAAAAGCTAGACGAGACCCTAGGGCTCGATCCATCGGCACCAAAAAAGAGCATGTTGGTTGTGTCTGAGTTTATTGGATGCTCACCATCTCTGAGTGGGGCAATCCGAGTAAATCCGTGGAATATTGATGCTGTGGCTGAAGCTATGGATTCTGCACTAATTGTCTCCGAGGCTGAAAAGCAACTGCGGCACGAAAAGCACTATAGATATGTGAGTACGCATGATGTGGCATATTGGGCACGCAGCTTTTTGCAGGATCTCGAGAGGGCATGTGGGGATCATTTGAGGCGGAGGTGCTGGGGAATCGGTTTTGGTTTAGGGTTCCGAGTAATAGCTTTGGATCCGAATTTTAGGAAGCTTTCTGTTGAGCATATTGTTTCAGCTTACAGGAGAACCAAGAACCGAGCAATTCTTTTGGATTACGATGGCACCTTGATGCCGACCGGCTCATTAAATACTACTCCCAATATAGAGGCTGTCGGAATCTTGAACAATCTGTGCCAAGATCCCAAGAACCTTGTTTTCCTTGTTAGTGGAAAAGATAGAAAGATTCTAACCGAATGGTTTTCCTGTTGCAAAAAGCTTGGACTTGCAGCAGAGAACGGTTATTTTATCAG GCCGAACCATGATTCAGATTGGGAAACATGTGTCTCGCTGCCTGACTTTGATTGGAAGCAGATTGCCGAGCCGGTGATGAAGTTATACACTGAAACAACAGATGGTTCTACCATTGAGACGAAAGAGAGTGCGCTTGTGTGGAATTACCTGTATGCCGATCCTGATTTTGGATTTTGCCAGGCTAAGGAGCTTTTAGATCACCTCGAAAGCGTTCTCGCTAACGAGCCGGTTTCAGTTAAGAGTGGCCAGCATGTTGTAGAAGTTAAACCTCAG GGTGTGAACAAGGGTCTCGTCGCTGAACATCTTCTCACGACAATGAGACAAAAAGGAAAGCTTCCGGATTTCGTTCTTTGTATCGGAGACGACCGGTCAGACGAGGACATGTTCGAGGTGATCATGCGTGCAAAGACCAGTCCCCGTCTCTCCCCAGTTGCCGAGGTGTTTGCTTGCACTGTCGGCCAGAAACCGAGCAAGGCCAAATACTACGTGGAAGACCGAAGCGAGATTTTGAGAATGTTGCAGGCTTTAGCCAATGCTTCTGAACAGGCTGCAAAGACCGCTCCCACCCCAGCTTCTTGCGGTGGACTAATTATCAACAGAGAGTGA